The Vitis vinifera cultivar Pinot Noir 40024 chromosome 18, ASM3070453v1 region aggtGGCTTTGAAGAATTCAAAGTTTATATCGAAGTTAGTAGTTAATGTTTGCTTGTGGCATAATTTATTAGAAATTGATAGAAAAATCACATGATGTATGAGTTTTAATGAAATATCATGTCTCATGGATTTTACCGtctatttttagtaaaataatttcaatcaaataaataataactatTTTAATATGACTTAGGATTATCAAGACAAtattaaatgatgaaaaatatattatcaataaaaaaatgttacgTATATGTCTCaatctcattttgattgtattgttttatatttgttgTCTTACTATAATATGCtcttattactttaaattactatcttaatttttttgttttaattttatatatttatattttaattcaataatctaaatttcattatatatttaacccTTCATAATCGGAAGTTCAGTATTCACTAAATTGATGCCATCTAtttttccccaaaaaaaaaaataaataaataaataaaaaggttttAGGGGTGCACTGAGGGCACACGGAATATTACTTACTATATTAGCATAAAACAAGCCTGTAAGTTGTAAAGGTGGATTGTAGATGATTTGGAAAGCTTCACTCCCTCTGTTTGGGCAGCTTGGCTCCTTCAATGATGCTTCCCACCCCAAATCATCATCTGGACCACCGTGTCCCTAATCGGTCCCTTTTTATGCTATGAGCCTATGCCTGCAGCTCAGTCCTcggtaaaataaaataaaaaataaaaattcaggtGATTGTAACAGAGGGTGGCCTAGAGTGAGACAGCTGGGATAGGAAAAAACTGAGTGGCCTGGAAAAATCGTTTTCATCGACTGATTTTAGgtagttttttttcttcataacttTGGTTTtatcatgatttattatttagaaaattaaaaatagatcgAATCCCATCCATGATAATTTACATATGTATGAGTATATTTATTCCGtatctattagtttttttttgacAAATGGTACAGATAGATGAAACTCGTGTTATGCATCAGCCCGATTATTTAAGTCATAAAAACAATGGAGGAGCTGCAGTTACCTGTCTGGTGCAAAGGACCCGGTATCTCTCTCCtgaccaaggatgaaaatatcggtaatcacggatatatcggtacttcgattttacggatatatcggatatatatcggcggatattggaaaaaaatttggtagacttaaaattattaaaaactcatagaaatgtaaggaaaacctcataataatataattagaagtataatggacattttaaagttgttttattaaaaattttgatatatatatatatgatataatttgcgatattagatataattatatcatgttaatctataaaaaatgttaattttgtaattgttctcattataaagtcacataaaatactttatttcattaaatatcaataatttgtacacattaaattcattaaataaacatatttcatattcaaaatatactagttcatgttaattaaattaattaaataatttagcatattaattaaattaattaaataatttagctaagttaactagtttaatttaattctaaatgtgaaaataaatcacaaataataatctaaaataaacatatcaatttataattaaataatcaaattaacctaagttaattcaataaaaatataaaaattaattacaattgaatgtaaaaataacattaaatcatccatattgcaaacatactaattaattgaaaatacatgagctaattacaattgcaaacaaaattaattacaatttaaattaaatatacctcaaaatgattaaataattgagcaactttaataaaaattggagtaatgagagagcaaatgaagaatgaaagaaaaaatggatgaaatagatgaaatttgggctatttatagaagaaatttgAGCCAAAATAGTCGTTGGAACATTAATTTaccattgaaaatcaattttggccGTTGGATCAAAATCTGGGAGCAATCTGGCCGTTGGATTGCCATATTACCATTGGAATCACATCTAGGCCGTTGGATCAACACGGATGTGATTTGGGCAGTCAGATCATGTTGCATAAAGGAGGGGAAATATCACAAAAAAATCATGTTGCACCGATATTTTGTCACCAGAggcgattttttcaaaatatctctGATATATCTCCCAGAActgatatatcgccgatattttggCGATATTTACGGAAATATCTCTCCTCCGATTTTTCTTCACGAAATATCGTGTCGACCCCTcccgatacacgatatatcggcgatatatcgccgatatatcccgacattttcctccttgctaGGAGGCTGCTTGAAGTTGTTCTCCTTTGGAATGATGCACTGCATTATCCAATAGCCTTTGTCTAAATATATGTTAACAGACACTTgcgtatatatttttttcaagtttattttttaatcaattcgTTCTACTAGTAAAATTCAAAATGGACCCAAAAGGCGCCCTCTTACTTTTCTTAATTTCTAAAAGCAAAAGGCAAATAATATCATGTTTAGcaggaatttaaatattaaaactaccttttttttaagaacccaaacaaagaaaaaggtgTATTGCAGTTGAGGGAAAgcattatttgttttaaaaagcaATTTATTATTTCCAAGTGTGTCTAGGATGTGGAAACTGTCACAACTCCACACCAAGTAAGCTGATAATTTCTGCCACATTAGAAAGAGTGGGAGGATTATGCATGATATCACTTTTAAGTAGATCAAATGTGGCAAGATGCCTAACCGGTTTAATCAATGTGGAGGTGAGGTGGCTCCCACACCCAATGCAGACCTTTTGCCTTCAATCCACCAACTATCCTCACCAGCTGACGCCAACACAACCCCCACCAAGTTGATATAACCACATAACACTCACCGCCACCACTTTAGATGTCACCACACAACCATGAACATTATCCTATTCCAAACTAATAAATGCACTGGGTTCATAAAATCGAATGAGTTTGAACCCAATACTGGTTTATTGTTTATTGAGTTAAAATTCTACATCAAATTTAAACTTAACGCTAAGGAATTAGAGGGCCTGACCTTTCCATGCCTACCAGTGCAGAAAGCAGGAGGAATGGGGTACCTCTCACTCAACCTCTCCCTCACTTTTTCCTTTTGGAATGGCGGGGTAATACTGCTACTCTGTTGGGCCTCCTTGAGACAGGCTGTCCAGGATGACTGTTCTTGGGAACATTTTTCAGTGGGTGTATGTTGCAGCTTCTCTGTTTCATCCCTGGCGGGACTACCATCTGAGAGGACTGTCAGTTCACTAACCAGGGAAGGAGTTTCCTCCAGCTCTTTGTCTGTGACAACCCTTAGGCTCGGGCAAACCTTCTGTATGATGATGGACAATGAACAAAGCATCCTCTTCTGTTCTTCAGCATCCCTGCAGTCTACAGGTAAGAAGAACTCCAAGACAAAGTCAGATGAAGGAACATGAATACTCCGCAGGCGTATTGCAACAGCAGCACATAGTCCAAACATCCTCGCATGATGAGAGGGAGGTTACTGAGTCTTGCTAAAGGAGGCTATGTCTGCTGAGAAGTACGGTTCATTAGTTGTGAATGCTCTTCCAGCAACGCCTTGACCTTTCAGTAGGTGGTGCCCAGAGCAAGCCTCGAGAAACCCTTGGGTACGGGGATCAGCTACACAGTAAGCAGAATCCACAGTGGCATAGTTCTCATCAGTGTGCCGGGAACCCCCTTTACCTTGTTGGATGCATGGGACCCAAGTTTGAGCCAAAGGCAGTTCATGTGTTCCACAGGCAGATGTCAAGACCTCTAGAATTTCGGGTAATGCAGCTTGGTAGAACTCGTTGCATGCCTGATTTAACGGAAAAAAACCCTAATCATAATCTCGATAAggaaattaaaactttttattgacCAATTTTCTTTTGCAACTATCATCCAATTGCCTTTACATTCTGTGTGCTCAGAACTTAAGAACTCCGTAGATCAACAGCCTATGagtaaacaaaattattagaacATCAAGACATGTGTTTCCCTTATCCTCATTAATTGCATAAGCAAAAGCATAACCTAAATCtggggaaaaaataaaagaaaaaatttgaaggagTGTAATGGTACTTCATCTAAATAATATCAGTGTTAATTCTTACACTATTTGCAACGAAAGATAGGAGAAAGCGTAACAACCTGaatagaaacaattaaaaatggaaattctGAACACGAGGGACCAGAAAATTTCTTTTCCCgttccaaaaatttaaaaataaaataaaattagggcTTCAAATGCCTGAAATTTCCTTGATTTGAACCTTCGCTGGAAGGAGGCCAAAAACTTTCTGATAGTGAAGGGCAAGAATGGATGAAGATCAAGCCTATAATTGTATCTAATGcaattttacttttcttctttcaCAGCAATCACATGtatggaaataaatttatttgcttaaGTTAATATCttcaataatcaaaattttctttactataatttctaatttcagaGAAGTTCGAATCGTTCATCTATGGAAATCCCAAATACAAGTCTATGTTGTCGAATGTTCTAGATGTTCAACTGTCTTCCAGTAGCTATAATGATGGTTGTGTATAcagtattattttaaaatcaataaccATAAAAGCCAAGGTAAGCTTTCAATATTCAGCTGCAGAGAAAAACAACCAGGCTATAGACCTAAAGATGTGAACTGAAGACCAAAGTGGGCTTTATCagcatgaaaaaaatatgattttcaattCCTTGTGTGAAAACAAGACCATGAAAGAAGAAGCCTCTCTTCAAGCCTAAATTTGGAATTGTTATACCTTAAGAAAGCTCAATGGACAAGCATTCCATTCCCATCTGCAGCAAATACACATGATCAAGGGCATGGCTACATGACTGTAGCAGTTCAAGTCAGAGCCACCTAGAGTAAGCTCCAATCTAagcaataaaaagaaaaaagaacaaggAAATTACATAACCCAAAAAGTAGGCAAGAAATTGACAATATGGAGATGGAATGACCCAAAATATTGTTCACGAGACAATCATGGATCCTTTGAATTATATGGTTAGCCATACAAAAAACTAGACTGTTTCTTTTGCAGAATGACAATACCTTTCACCTTGTCAAGTCAATGTTCATACCAAAATAAAAGGCAATTCTCCAAGCACTTCacattctcaaaaacaaaacttCAAATCCAAGAGGAAAGTGGGGAATCAAACAGAAATAATGAAATTCTGAGTACGATCAACAGAAACAAACCTCAAGTGCTTTGCAGACGCTTTCAAGCTCAGGACGATAGTTACATTTCAGTGGTCATCACAACCTCAATAACACCCAAGCATGTCTGACTGCCTTGTTCAAAAACTGGGAGTGCAAGAGTTCCACGGACATCAAAATGTTGAGCATAGTCGACTCTTGGGTACTCCTCAGTACTTCTAAAGAAGAAAACATCAGGAGTCCGCTCAGGAACCTTACCCAAAAAAACCTGCCGGGGCAGTCCAGCCAATTCAATGGAATCCTCCTCAGCTGAGAACTGATAGTTCACAGAAATGTGTCTATACCTTGCAAGCCTCGGGCAGCTGGGATCGAGCGAGAAAGGTTGGCCATTAGTTGTTAGAACTCGCCAGCCACCCCTGTTTAATAGCTTGCATCCTTCGTAATACCTTAAACTATTTAATACTTTTAATCACGGGGGAATTATTTTTGGGGTATATGGAacctcaaattaacaaaagttccatataacttttcaaattgagttgaaggatatgaaatagtaacagataaatataccctttaagaacacatataaaatattttataaaattaagttaaataattttttttcaataatttttttttcaaaaatactaaattaaataaaagtagttttaaaaaatattaaattaaataattttttttcaaaaatattaaattaaaatttttttcgaaaatattaaattaaattaaagtatttaaaaaaatattaaattacataaaaatattttttttaaatattaaattaaataaaaaatattaaattaaataaaattatttttcaaaaatattaatttttttctcaaaatcaacaaagggcattttttgaaatactgaaggatgatatccttcaactcaatttccatattttcattaggtcttgggctcaatttgaagagttacatggatcttttattaatttgagggcccatctacccccaaaacataattctccctttaatCTTCCCAGATTAACGAAAGAGTTTGTATACTAATAGAAAGGTTCATAATTACGAAGGATGCAATCTATTTCAATTACGTCATTGGGTTACAAAAATTCAATCTTGCGACTGGGTCATGCCCACCAAGAAcctttatttaataaaagtcAAAATCCAATTTCTAAAACATGTGATATGAAATCATGTGGCGGGTCCgtttggatgaaaaaaaaaaagtaattgaaTGGTGACAATGAAAATtgccaaattataaaaattcgcAGTATAAGTGGTAGAGGGAAAGAATCAAAGACCCGGAATCGGACTAATGATTTTCCACCAGTTTGGGCAAGTGGAGGATGCATATTAGTTGATGGATCTTGTTTTTCAATGTGGTCATGGATGATTATGGAAAGAAAATGGAGGGCTCTGACTAATGGCATCTGATTCAAAAACCTTGGGCACTAATTCTAAAGAATCCCAACGGATGTATTTTACACCCCTTTTCTCATGGATATGGGATAAATCCAATTTCACTCAAATTCCCACATGACTAGTATTTAGGCATCATGAAATTTAATGAAATATCATGTCTCATTCATGGATTTCGTCATCTATTCAAAGCTTTAACCAAATAAATTATCAGGTATTTAGATATGACCTAGGATCAACACCACTTTAAAAAGGGTTTATAAAtgatacattttttaatatcatataaaaatgcatcatcaataaaaaagaaTGTCACGTGTATATCTAAATTTCATTTCAATTGCATTACTTTGTATTTATCGTCTCATTACTTTGTAAatgcttttattattttaaactataatCTCAATTTATCGtcttggttttatttatttatatcttaattcaaaaatttgagaatgtttttgacaatatttttatttaaaatatttttgtgaaagtattttCTCTAAAGatgtttttagaatatatttgacAGCgattaaaaaacgtttttagcttttctaatacttaaaaataaaatttttcaaatattaaaaatatttcctataatcattatcaaacgcactcttaaaaaaattatttattaaaaaaatattataaaatgattttttaaaattataagtgatttttttagatatttaaaaatgacttgtattttatcaaatatctaattttttttaaaaccacttTTAAacctaaaaacactttctagaatAATTGTTAAATGAactttaaatttcattatttgtttAATCAAATCCAAATTAGAAGTTCCATATCATCAAA contains the following coding sequences:
- the LOC100258191 gene encoding protein NLP4-like, with the protein product MFGLCAAVAIRLRSIHVPSSDFVLEFFLPVDCRDAEEQKRMLCSLSIIIQKVCPSLRVVTDKELEETPSLVSELTVLSDGSPARDETEKLQHTPTEKCSQEQSSWTACLKEAQQSSSITPPFQKEKVRERLSERYPIPPAFCTGRHGKVRPSNSLALSLNLM